The genomic stretch TTCCATCAGTCCTAACAACCATACTTCGCCTGGATGACTCTCATCAATTTCAGTGTGTACTGTCAGCACATTATCTTTACTTCTACCATTGCTCGTATAAGTCAGTTTCCTAATTCTGGAATTTCTTGAATTCCACCCAGAATCATCATCACTGCTGCATGTACCACTGTCACCAAGCTCATCATCAACTGCTccagagtcttcagtatctgaTTGGGATTCCTCAATCTCCTTTTTGGAAGAATTAATACGGACACGATATGTGGATGATGAAATTTTCTCAAATAATGTAATATCACTTGAAAGAGTTGAACAAATCAAAGACTCTAGTTCCTCTATTCCGCTGGAGAGGTTCAATTCAgaaatcttcaaaaaaaaaaaaaaaacaaagtccATCAACTAATTCAAGTGGCATGATGTGCTTGCTTGTTATCAACTTAAAGATTAAAACATGAGAGGTTAAGATAACAACATGTTTAACAAACTTACCTGTAATGACTTTGCCAACTCAGAAATTTTCAACCCATGAATTCCTTGCTCTAGCAGAACTCTAAACAATTCGCCCTTCAAAGTGCCAGGACGTAAACCATATGTCACCATAAGGCCCATTTCCTAGATAACAgaagattaaatttcaaaatcctTAGATAACAGAAGaataaatttcaaaatccaaattTCACATGTATAGATAGATTATGGGACAAAAGATAAAACTTATTAACAGTATAACATAAAACCAACacatggaagaaaataaaacctCCATGGCATTTGTAAACATAATAACAAATGCGGAGACAAGAGGaggcaaataaaaaatatgctCAATGAATGCTATTAAGAAGCACACTATAAGAAACTATTTCCTTTTCCATTGTTATATGTAAAACctgaaattctaaatttggcCCTTCAGTGTGACAATTGACTCTCTAACTAGGACTCTAGGTCAAGTTAAAAGGAAATTTTCTTGGTAATGACAGATATTAAATGACTATTGCCACTATGGTTTTGAACCCTCAAGGATTTTAGTAATAAACACATATTGTCACATCCATAGCACCTATCTTGTAGAACATATGTACTGATAATAAATACATATTAGTTAAGTCAACTATGGTAgttaaataatttcaaaaacctTGCTAAGGGCGTCCCTTCGCATTGCACCTTGCTTTGAACCAAAACCAGCCGCAATTAGTACTTGACGCAGTATTTCTGTCCATGTTAAAGGGTTTAGAGATCTCTTCCAGAATTCCAGAGTGGATTCTTGGTTTTCAACCTGCCAAATCATTTGATAAATATGAGTTGTTGAGTACTTGAATTCCATTAAATTGGAAATAACAATTAGTTTAAGAGATCTAAAGAGCTTGACAAAAATTATATCTGATATACCACAAAGAGCAGGTGGATCTTctaaaagtgcatgtggctggaATATTAATAGTTGATTATGGTTTTGTccagaaattttattttttaataggaCGAATAAACGTCTACTGAAAAGGCAAGTAAATTACAATCAAGGACGGTAGTCCATCTATGCTTAAACATTCATAACAGAAAAAGTACAAGAAAACCAGTATCATGAGGTCCTGCCCTATCATATAACAACTATCATGACAAATTTCACATTGTTGGCATGCGGTGGCATGTACGTACCCAAATAAAATGCACATGACATTAACGTAAATCAAATGATACATCTGGAATTTGGACCAATATACTGTTTTTTGTAACTCACTGAGTggataaatgcaagaaaattgCATGATTTGCTCAAATGAGGTATGGATCCACAGAAAAGCTCCGCTTCAACATTAGTTAGAAAAAGCTTCAGAAGGGCCACATGAATTTTTCCAAGTAGCATGGAATCCTGAAAGGCATGGACAAAAGAAAGAAGTTGAGCAAGTGGAAGACACAATATAAATCTGATGTTAGATCAAAGATCAGATATAACCTTGTCATGAAATGCTTGAGCAAGCTCGTCAATAGTGAAGGAGCTTATATCCACCATAACGGCAAAAGTGTAAAGGAAATGGAAAACCTGCCCAGGAAAGTCAATCCAGAATATATATTAGTAAATAATTCATCAAAATCTACCAAACTGAATTCATGGCCCCTGGACTCATCTACTAATAAACCCAACAAAAAACAACAGCAACGAACTAGAGTAGAGCTTTAACACActccaaaaggaaaaataaattagCATATCTCCATAATTTAACACAAATTTACTAGTCATGCTGAtcacttgagaaaaaaaaaaagctaattaACCATACACCTTTAAGACATCTTATTTCAAAGTGACAAGACCTGCAAATAGAGGTTAAGAAAAGAATAGGAGTCATCCAAGCAGGATGTCTGAAGACATAAGTTGAAAGACAAATCAACCACTCGCTCCAACACATAACAATGGCAGCTTAGTAATATTGTGTTGTGAACTGAATGAAGGGCAACACTCTCTAATAACATTCTTAGATCTTGGCAACCTATAAAGATGGGACGAAAGAGAAAGAATGCTTTAAGACCATATTTATTAGTATTTATCTCAAGCCAAAAGACCAAGAATCCCAAAAACTAAGAAATGGTTATGTGCTATCACAACTTCACTCCAAAGAATATAGGGGAGGTAAATACTGACAAGTCAGAAAATTCTCTCCTTTCTCCCCACCCCAGCCCTTCACAAAGACGTGTTCGCAAGAAGTTTTGTTCACTAGCGCCATAACCAGTATCTAAAAGTCAAATGCATGAAAGAGATGTTAAATATGGCTCGCTCATTTACATCTAAACCATTTAAACTAAACCTAATTCTCTACAAGCATGATAGAATAAGAGGAAAATCCTTTCACAAAATGATTTTAAGTGTTGTTTAGAAATTGTAGAAAACAGACCCCTGAAACATCATTctgaataaaaaagaaactaaaGTGTGACAACATGCTATAAATTCCAACAGATGAAATGTATGACATCTTTCACATACAACGTAACCTGTGTTTGTGAAAGGACTCAACAGGATCAAGTTGCAAGCAGTTTGCCATTTATGTACCTTGAACAGTTTCTTGACAATCTCTGGAGAAGAATCCCAAGGTTGCATATCAAATGGCAGCTTCATCTTCACAGAATTTGGAGGAAACTTGGCCAGTAAATCTGAAATTACAGAAACTTCTTATTTGCAGCTCAAAATACTATACATGCACACATGTATTATACAGCATTCCATTTTAGAGTGGaaaatttgttcaatttttccttcaaaccAACCTGTGCAGAGTGAACATGCATGACCTCCATTAGTAAAATGATACGAGCACCCCAGTGAATTTGGTCTTGCTTGTAATTCTCTTTGCTCCAGCTCTTCATCATCCACAAGCATTGCAATCTTATCCGAGTGTTCTTGGGAACCTGTTCCTTCCAAAGCAAGTTCACATTTTTCATTGCCTGGAAACTTCTGATTCTCATTGTTAGCTTCCATCTGGAATCCAAAGGAAAAATGGCTGTTATCAAAGCTGCTAACTTGAACCACATATTTGCAATAACAACTTTTTACTTGCCTCTCTTCTTTTGGCTAAACGCTTCCTCTTTTCTTGTAACTTATGTTGTACCCTTCCCTGTTTCTGAAAAGGCAACAAACTGTCAGAAAACTTTCTATAAGTAACCACTAAGTTCGATCTCTAAGATGATCATTTCAAAATACTTGCTCAAATATCTACAAGCAACAGGCTACATGACTTACACGAACACATTTTTTTGGTTGCAATCTTCTGTTCCGAGTTACTGGTTTTCGCGATACAGAAGTTTGAATTAGTGATACACCAGCAACTTCACCATTGGCCAAACCCATTTCAATAGGAAAATCTCCAGCATTAGGATTGGTTGCCTGCCAGACCGTCATCAAACCTTTCCCAacaccatgtttttgtactggAGCACTCTTGTTGCAATCCTGATTATTCATCATAAAACCTTTCCCAACACCATGTTTTTTCACTGGAGCACTCTTGTTGCAATCCTGATGATTAATTACAGCATGCTCGATAACCTAATAAAAGTTAAAGGGGTAAGAATATAAGTGGGACTGGTTATGGTGACTTAAATAGAAACaagaaattatgaaaaataatgGCAGCAAAACAATTACCTTTCTCCTTTTAGTATCTCTGTTGTTCTCTTTGCAAGAAGAAGGAAAATCTGGGGAATCTAAATGGAAATTAGAATGTGAGCAAAACCTTCTTAAAGTATGTATCACAGTAAGAGAAAAACTCTACAATTAGGAAAATAACATCACAAGGAACAGAGAGGAGAAAAGTTTTCAAACGGCTACCGCAACACCAATAAGAATTACTCGGTGAAAAATAACACAAGCAAACTACCAAAACAGTCTTATTCTGAATGACATTACAAATTACTAAACAATCATATGTCAAAGAATGTTCTCATCAATTATCGAAaacactaaaaacaaaaaatttgtaaCAGATGCATAGTTTACTTTTTAAAGAAATGGAAAGTAGAACACATCTCAGATAGAAAAAAATGTGAAACAGAAATTATTCATTTTGCCAATGATTTCTCAGTTCATACCTGGAGAATGGCAAAGTGCCCCAGAGGGAAGAAGGTCAAATTCCACACCAAGCGGAGGACCATCCTTACGGAACACCTTCTTGAGAATGTAGTCTGGAGTTAACAATTCCTGAACATGATTCCATTTCATTCTTTCCTTCTTGTTAAACAAACTTGTTTTCATGTATCTCAACGAGGAAGAAGCTTCGGTTTTTGAGCGGCCGTGTTTAACTATCCTTGTATCACCAGCTCCCAACTCACTGGTCCTATTTCCtcgtttctctctcctcctcttctcGACAAACCAACCTCGAACCTGCTTGTAAGTCAATCCGAAAGCAGCAGCATGGCATTCCATTGCCGTTCGTGACGGATACTTTTCCTCtgtaaaaacattaaaatataaataaacaaaaaaaccataAGTATCGGGTTTAATTCTCTTGTGGTGAACACTAACAGTGCGCTATCATTCCGCAGAATCTATGGCACACCAACAATCCTAAATTGCTTCAATAATTGCCCTGCGCAACTACTTCCTGATCGGTTTTGAAAATCCACAAACCAAAAGATTGGCAATTGTATGTTCCAAATTTGAAACTCCACATCAATAAACACAATTCTAAAATGCTAATTTCAATTAAACAGTCAATTGGGTAACTCAATTTTGAACCCACTTGAGATACAGAGCAATAATAGCcaaagcgagagagagagagagagagagagagagagagagggtaccGGAGTAGAAGCTTTCGAGGGCTTCAACCTGCAATCGCGTTTTTTTCTGTGTCTTCTCCATCATCTTTCCCTTCATCTCCAGCTTCTCGAAATCGCAGAAAATCATAGAAATTTCACCACCATTTCCAGAAGCAGCTGAAGTGCAAAAACCAAAAGCAGAAAAATGTTTGGGAGTTGTACAAGCTAGCAGAGAGGAACTACCGCCGGCGATGTGGGAGCGAGAGCGGCGGTGCCGGAGTTGCAGAGAAATGGAGTTGGGAGAGTGAGCTCTGGAATCTGCATGCTTTGTAATTTGTGCCAGAAAAGAGGAGGGGAGAAGCAGCAGATAATGAAACGGGCTAACTAACCACCAagtagggttttgggttttaccaaaataaatatctTCATCAAATTTCTTAAGcaaagaattaattaattaatcaacttAAATATTTCTATCATcatctttttttaaaaaaaaaaataataattagtttTTGAGTCAATGGCCCAACTTCAACTTTGTTTCTTGTAGCTGTTGTAGCCCAATCTGCCCAACCCATATATATGGACTTGAAGCCCATTTTGTATAAGTGTGTCTTGTTTTGGGCTATTGAAGAATTGGACTTTGGGTCTAGCTTGATTCACTTCATCCCAAGAACCACAATTGAACCAAATAATATAAATGTTATTTAGTACTACTATCTAGCCGCATGGCTCGCTGATTCAAAGGTGCGCTGCACAATTAGTGGCACGGCGTTTTCTGGTGCTGAGTTCTCTGCACAgaatttagtaaatttttttatttactttcctTAATCTGGTTCTGGTGCCAAGAAGAGAATAATTGAATCATGATTATATTCTTTCCAATAAGAGGTATTTGTATGTGTACAACTAATGTGAATAGGAAGATAACTAATTACACGTGATTACATGAGTACACATGATTACATATCAATTAGAAATCCTACCCAAAATACAAAGCCAACAATATTTTTCTTCGCTTGTCATTAAAAGATCTTAGGTTCAAGTCTCATGATGGATTTGAAACCAAATTTCTTATTCTCATATATCCAACATATGAGAAGTTGTCAACTTGTGTTATTCAAGTGCCACAAAAAGttgttacttagtactacgctctagtcgtattcctcttcacttgtaagcaagaggtcttaggttcaattcttgtcaaatgagaatttgaaccacattattgctagcccattatgaggctaagtccacccccttagtgtagataatatcgtttgttaaaaaaagtgCCACAAAAAGCCTCAAGATGGTCTTTCACTTGAGACAAATTAGGTTACACATGCGAAGGCACTAAATAATGGTGACCAAATATTATGTAGAACAACACAATAGTCCCAAAGAACTATTAGGTTTGTATATGAAACACGGTCATGCGACACTGACATCTTAGTTAAAAATTATAACACGtagatttgttttattttatttaatataccTTGAAAGTAAAACGTATGAACCTTATCATCCATCCTTATTATACGTTTCGAATACCCATAAAAATTTCTACCTCTAAACCTTTGCCAAGTTGCAATTTCCGCATGGCTCCTTTTGCAACCCATTGAACATTTCCAAGTCATGTTTTGGTgggtgtatatgtatatatgtttgtgCGTGTGTAGTgggtgtatatgtatatatgtgtgtgtgtacacacacacattatataatataaagaaccaaaaccctaatcaaTGGAAGGTTGatatctaatttttttattaattcaagaacaagggtTAGTTCACATTAACATCCATGTAATAATCAATTGGAAGTGGCTTTTGTTTAATAGTGGGATCACATTCATTTGCTTATATAATTAAGTTTGACATATGCATTCTTTTTATATATTCCACTAGgcactagattttttttttttcatttattttatttatatatattattgactTACTTTAATTCCACTATgcactagattttttttttcattaatgcCTCCAAAGTCCAGCCTGGTGATTTACTTTATCTATATAGAAAGGTTTTGTCTcctaacatatttttttaatttttcaaaaataaaaaatattctttCATTAAATATTTAGGGCAAATGCAGGTCATCAAATGTGGAGTCTTGCACATAAAATTGTGAGTAGTGCGCACTGATCATAGGATAATGTGAATTGATTATCAAAACTTGGACAAGATTAACTCTCACAccatcttttaaaaaaattaaaaatggttcAGCACCATACATAAAAAAAGTTCAAAGATGTGTAGTGTTCCTCTCCACGCTGCAGTCATGCgctcgtttgaaagtgttttcTAAAATGACCGAAAATCCTTTCAGAAAAATGTTTTTATTGTTCCAAAACCACTTGAAATGTTTTTTACTAGAAGCATCAATTatgtttttcttccaaaaagcactttgagtgattttccaaaaatattttcaacaaaaacgattttagttattttaaaagtacttccaaataAGTTCGAAGTTATCAAAGTTCAGTTTGCATTTAAGTTGAATCGTCCTCTTTATAAATTaaagtagtttaaaatataaaaataaaatattataaattacgGTAGTTTAAAATACCATACCGTTGAAAACGAAAATATTGTTGTTTGAAGATCACAAGCGCAAAAAGTCCACCACCTCAGTTTTCATGTGGTAATATGTAGGTTTTTATCCAAGGAATTCTGCACACTTATATTCTTTTCACACTCAACATTCatctgtaattttctttttctttttttcgctATACATGCCTTGATTTTAGTCTCGTTTTTCACTTAAGTATTCGTTCCACGTAATTCTCTTCAAAACTTAATTTTTATCCCACGTTAGTTGAATTTGTCAACTCCATGAAATAGGCCACTTTCTTGATGTATGAGAAAAATCGACTCCCATTTTACAAAATTAGCTTAACTCAGATAATGCGGAATGAAAATCGAATTTAGGAAGTTAATTAGAACAATATGAGTtgcagaagaaaaaagaaaagaaaaaaaaggagaccgaaatcaaatttcaagggcatACCAAAAGAAACCATTTTCATTtaaaacattgaaaatacaaatatttgtttaattttaaacaactaTCGCCATCGAtattagttttgagtctttgagaAAATCTAACACCCGTGCTAGCGTTCCCTTCCCGGCATTGGTGCTGACGTTACACATTACTGCTTCTTGtttgcaattttattttatttaacattaaatagtaataaaaaaattcatttaaaaagCTTAATCTAACTCACCTGGTTGAGCTCTTCCTGTCTACGAAATGTTTTACATTTCCATTCCAATTCGAGGACCCCATTTgaaatctttttcttcttttttttggctTAAAAGTTCAAATTGGTTTAGTTAAAAATCTTTTACTATGACAAAAGACGATTGTTAATTCTAAAAATGCAGAATGATACGATGGAACTTGAACACAACTCGGATGTAAATCGGGTGTTTATTTATAGGACAAAGCCCCATGCTTATACAaaacaatataattttttttttttttggcaaacgATGGTGGTTAGGGGTGACCACAGTTTGGTTCGGTGCGATTTTGAGTGAAACCGCAACTTTCTGTGGTGCAGTTCAGTGCGGTTTTGaaaccaaaaccgaaatgaaaccaaaccgtttggtTAGGTTCAGTGTGGTTTCAAAcaattttggtttgattttttcagaaaatatgtacaatttaaaatttatacttATCTACACATACCACGATTTCATTTCATACAATACATTAATTAACCAACCCACATGAGAATTCTTTTCTTtactctagctagctaattgcACAGATGATAGATTGTGTCAGCAGGAAAAAGTACCCAAATGGAGTGTTTCGGCTTATTACTTGATTAGAGattcggtccttgtatctttcCTATTGTGACTACTCTTATTTGATGCTCattgtttcttttttacttttcatttgcattttttatTAGTCTATTATATAGGATGTCATTCTCCACTTGTAAATTAGGGTTCTGAGGTACTTTTACtggtaataaaattttcatcttttcctaTAAAGAAACATTGAGATGCCAAGCTTGATGAGGGATATAATTTGGAAAAAATAATCATTATTATGACATGTACATACTAAATGTATGGACTCTAACAAACAACTAATTAAAACAGGATATCTAATTTAAGGTACGGTTTCGGTTTCGGTGCggttttcaaaagccaaaaccaaaaccaaaaccaaaccgtttcCTACAAACCGTTCGgtggtttgatttggtttgtgTTTCAGTTTCGGTTTTCGATTtcaagtgcccacccctaatggcagtttattagcattttaaattaaaaaaaaaattaaaaattaaaaaaaacttcaaatggGACATCCTGATTTAAATCCCAAGGATCTTTAAACaaaaatgactaaaaaataATGTCAAATTGGCCAATCTAATAGCCACCTTATCGACATATCTTTGGGTGTGACAAGCATGAGAACACATGCAGCACAACAAAGCCAAAAGAACTTCAATCCTAGCAACTAGAAATTTAATCACTTCATAATCCACCTCATGGGAGACTTTGCGCGCAAAATGACCAACAAAACCAGTAAGAGAACACTCTATGTGTGGAGGCATAAATTAACCACATCCAATAGGAGAAAGACACGTAGATTATATGTTCAACATGATGATTTTACACTTGACGTCATGAGTAGACCACAAAATTATCCTAAGACAATATGACGTAGTCTGCACTAAGGTAATTTAGGTTTTTATACCACTAACACACCATGGATTATGGGCTATTTGGGCCGCCCAGGACATTTATATGGGTTATCTGGGCCACGTATTCTATGTCATGCCATCAGGCCATACTCAGTTCAATGGTGGCAAAGCATCGACTTTCTAGAGTTTCCCATTAGGTGTCTTCCCTACATGTGCTCTTATCATCATGGACCTTTAAGAATACTAGATGGCAGTACCATAGAGACTAGCATGCATCATCAAAGACTGCCTAGTATGCTTCGTAGCCTCCACTCCTAGTTGTTTGCTAGGGGTTCTTCCCTATAAATAGCCAAGTCAATCAAAGGAAAACGGTAATCGCCACTTGCTACTCATAACTCTTCAAgttatatttttctctctactACTTATCTGACTTAACATTAGAGACCCTTTGGCGAACATCTTCCCACCCTTTTAAGTGTGTTCGTCAATTAGGCTAATAGTGTTTGTGAAGGataaattttgtcctagctaagaacatgtgagaacatttgaacacataagcaaactaataaactttaaagtaggcatgcattcaaaaacaattctaaaacccattactttcaaagcctagtgaatggtgaaccacAAAACTCTTTAACTACAATAAAGAGAAGAAATGATTTTGagattcattacccttgaagcacaaggattttgagattcattacccttgaagctcatccttgtttacataagggattcacccaagtggagggccttcaagtcacctcctagctccttagatcttccttgtgattttcttccttttgataCTCCTTTGCTCCTTAAGGATGTGAGGAAAGGATCTCCAagaacaccaaaagtttggtgtctctaagcctccacaccaaggatgtggtgtgaagatgaaatggatgacttagaggaagaaaagattgctagctattttcccCCTAAGTGGCCAGCCTCTATAGGGAAAAAGGGAGAAAAAGTCTCTCTTCTTTTGCCTCAAAGAAAACCATAGTGAAAGAATGTctataaagttgcctttataccaccttacatgtgagtggcaaacttgcaattaagccaagttcattACCACTTACCCTATGGTTGGCCATCCTATAGTTATTGggctaattgcccattttgttttagttgtcatacaacttaaacatattgggccttgtggaccaaaaccttTTTGGGCCCCGAGACTGGAAACtaacttgaaagcccaatacgaaccttttgtataattaattaactaattaattaatgttgACCATTcctaattaaaccatttaattgcttatccattttatttatatttcttcactttcatccttacttggtgtacgatccattaagtcccaattagcgaggcagtgggcgattgttactcttaacggtcgattgtgaattgaaactgcATTTCAAAACTCCCtatgatgaagattagtgtttgctaatcttcaagGCTTTCacaaccatgagtgacacctagcagtatgtcatggctacccaatctaagtagaagtggttggagaacctatccaatTACaatcagtgttctaaaaattggcCTAGGTGCTGGGCGGTGGTGCCCAGACTTGATTTCGGCCAAAACATTCACTCAAGGTGGGGAGGATTTAGGTGGCCGCCTAGGCGCTCATTAGGCGTTCTAGGCGGTGCTAGACGGCAGTCAAGGTGGCTGCAAATCCCAAAATCGCTGCAACTCTCACAACAAATCTGCAATTTTCGATGTTGTACGTAGAAACAACAGAGCCTCAGCGAGCTTCTAAAGCTTGTCGTCTATGAGCAGATGCGGGAAGAGAGAGtacgaagagagagagagagagcctcGGTGGCGCGAGTTGCAGTCTTGAAGATTTAGCTTTGAGCTTCTGAAAGGgctaatgaagaagaagaaacgaaaGGGTTGAATGGGCATAGTATTTTCACTTTCCAATGAGTCAAATGTGGTTTTGATCTGGGCTCCACCTTGGGGAATGGAACCcggttttaaattttgataccACCTACTGGTGCATTGCATGGTCTTGTTATTGGGGGAATGTGAGAGAGGTGGAGTGGAACcggtttttaattttgaaaccaCCAACTGGCATTGCATGGTCTTGTCATCTTTTAAAATGTTGggatataaataaataaataaatatatatatatgttacatataaatgttatatgaattacttaaatatggtttttttccttagactatcaTATTAGATACATAAAATAAGTAATTATATagtcatataatatataataaatctaAATCCGCCTCGTCTGCCTAGCTCGCCgcctgactagcgcctagcgttttttagaaccatggttacaattacaatgcaatacggtcattctctaatacaatactcttaatcacattgtttgagtgataatttgtttcatgtctactatccaatgtgattctctatatgattcaattgaatatgatttggaacaaacttcctaagtcatattcgtatactttggccaaagactcctgAATCATATCTCGAAGTGTTCtccctccaccatggaaggttagagatcccttgttgtgcattcatatgcctacatgactagatagcttgatcccaacaatgtcgtggacactctcgatggaatgcctttgacatgatcaaagatcaatgAGCTAACtattagacatctatgatgccttaggttaaaggactactttgcatattgcaacttttgagttcttacatgacatgtatgtttgaactctttttttttttagttcttacttg from Pyrus communis chromosome 7, drPyrComm1.1, whole genome shotgun sequence encodes the following:
- the LOC137739424 gene encoding homeobox-DDT domain protein RLT3-like yields the protein MIFCDFEKLEMKGKMMEKTQKKTRLQVEALESFYSEEKYPSRTAMECHAAAFGLTYKQVRGWFVEKRRREKRGNRTSELGAGDTRIVKHGRSKTEASSSLRYMKTSLFNKKERMKWNHVQELLTPDYILKKVFRKDGPPLGVEFDLLPSGALCHSPDSPDFPSSCKENNRDTKRRKVIEHAVINHQDCNKSAPVKKHGVGKGFMMNNQDCNKSAPVQKHGVGKGLMTVWQATNPNAGDFPIEMGLANGEVAGVSLIQTSVSRKPVTRNRRLQPKKCVRKQGRVQHKLQEKRKRLAKRREMEANNENQKFPGNEKCELALEGTGSQEHSDKIAMLVDDEELEQRELQARPNSLGCSYHFTNGGHACSLCTDLLAKFPPNSVKMKLPFDMQPWDSSPEIVKKLFKVFHFLYTFAVMVDISSFTIDELAQAFHDKDSMLLGKIHVALLKLFLTNVEAELFCGSIPHLSKSCNFLAFIHSVENQESTLEFWKRSLNPLTWTEILRQVLIAAGFGSKQGAMRRDALSKEMGLMVTYGLRPGTLKGELFRVLLEQGIHGLKISELAKSLQISELNLSSGIEELESLICSTLSSDITLFEKISSSTYRVRINSSKKEIEESQSDTEDSGAVDDELGDSGTCSSDDDSGWNSRNSRIRKLTYTSNGRSKDNVLTVHTEIDESHPGEVWLLGLMEGEYSDLSIEEKLNALVALIDLLHAGSSFRIEDPTNAVAECTLSSLHCGSGAKIKRLSAKQHSDPRSTWVHAGHMGGAKEDSTLKFHPLDSSATISKFSDERFSTKGKNGKEKDVQFDVHPMQSVFLGSDRRYNRYWLFLGPCNAYDPGHRRVYFESSEDGHWEVIDTEEALYALLSVLDDRGKREALLIESVEKRIAFLCQAMSSRMVTSDRIDNLAQSDQSKPDNVREDTYSPVSEVDNLSGTVNGSPPSSGAVVLEVTKKGEEQKQKWKRIQAFDSWLWNFFYLELNAVKLGKRSYFDTLHRCESCHDLYWKDEKHCRICHTTFELHFDLEERYAIHVATCKEKEASDTFPKHKVLSSQIQSLKAAMHAIESVMPEDALLGAWKKSAHKLWVKRLRRTSTLAELLQVLADFVGAINEDRLYEGNIVHGSYNFTEELIASFACIPHTTSSVALWLVKLDALISPYLERAHSEKRNEISIRGKQASKQ